The Ammospiza caudacuta isolate bAmmCau1 chromosome 18, bAmmCau1.pri, whole genome shotgun sequence region AATGGGGCTGTGGGAGTcctgggaagggacacagctctgcactCCTGCCACCCccacctccagcccagcccctctcacCTCCATCTCACGCTGCTGGGCTGCACGGAGCAGTGGCAAGTTGTGGggcctgcagcactgctgggcctCCTTGTGCCGATGGAACAGCTCCTGCTTCAGCCCTGCCAATGGCACGGGGGGCTCAGGAGGGCACACAGCTGccaggtgcccccagtgccccccctacctccctccctccctccagtgCCCTCCCCACAACGTGCAATGTCATTCCCTGTAGCTCCCTTATGCCCTCACAACCCACCCCCAGGGCGCcacaaaccaccccaaaacccccccaagcTGTCCCTCTCAGCATCacctccagtgtccccatcaCAGTCCCCCAGTGCCCTCTAGTGTCACCCGCAGTGTCCTCCACTGTCTCATAACCTGCCCCCTTACTGtcacccccctcccccccagcGCCATCCCCAAGCCCCCACTGCCCCCTCACCCTGtctccctggtgtccccccaCCGCCAGTATCCTCCgaaccccctccccaccccagagATGCCCCAGGCCCGTCTCCTCCCGCAGGGTCCCCATCACTTCCCTGGAGTGCCACCCCCATTTCTCCTGAGCTGTCCACCCGCTCTGTCCCCTCCAGTGCTCCAGCACGGCCGCCCTTGTGGCCCTCGCCCCAGCGCTGCCCTCTCCAGTGCCCCCAGAGGCCCGGAACTCCCCCCACGGCGGCCCCGGTACCGCGGTGCTCGCTGTGCAGCTGCCGCCGCTGGCTGTACAGGTTCTTCTCGGTGAGGTGCTGgatctccagcagcccctgcacgATCTCGAACACGGTCCCGtccagcagcgccagcgccaGCTCGGACAACGTCGTGTACGAGAGGCgctgctggcaggcactgcgGGCACACACCGGGTCAGCGCCGGCACCGGCAGCGGCCCCTGGCCCCCCTCGGGCTCCGCTCACCTGGGCAGCGCCTTGACAAGCGCCTGCAGCTCGGCCAGCAGCCGGTAGTGCCGCTCCTGCTGCCGGGacagcacctcctgctgctgctgctgctcggcCGCCTCGAACCCGCCGGGCCGCGCCATCGCCCCGCCGGCTCCCTCCCCCTCACGCGCTCCCTCACGGCCCTCCTGCGATCTGCGATCTGCGATCTGCGGCTGCGCAGCGCCGCACGACCCCCGCCTCCTGCCGCAATTTGCGCATGCGCGAAGTCGCCTCACGTCTCCatcgccccgccccgcccccgaGACGCTCAAGCCTCGCCCCTCCGGCCGTCACAAGCCCCGCCCCCAGAAGCAGCCAATCCCCGGCCAGTTCCTCCCTATGGCCTCGCCCATTGCCCCGCCCCCCTGCTCCCTGTCGCGATTCCCGCTCATCCCGGTCCTTGCCGCTCCCTGTCGCGATTCCCGCTCATCCTCTTTCTTGCTGCTCCCTGTCGCGATTCCCGCTCATCCTCTTTCTTGCCGCTCCCTGTCGCGATTCCCGCTCATCCTCTTTCTTGCCGCTCCCTGTCGCGATTCCCGCTCATCCTCTTTCTTGCCGCTCCCTGTCGCGATTCCCGCTCATCCCCGTCCTTGCCGtttctggcagcctcggggcccATCCCGGGCCCCGGCCGGAGATTTCCAGGCGGTtccaccccagcccatcccatggGATGCACGGGCAGGAATCTCGGACTATCCCCCTGTTCCAGCTTGGAAGCAATTACagatgttttaaattattttatcaggAGCGCTTCAGACGTAATTTGTCCGCTTTGGAGTGGATGAGTCAAAAGTGGGTGACAAGGTGGCTTCAATCAGGGCCAAAAATGTGGTGCATCCCCAGCACTGGTGGGATTGCACTCTGTGAAGTAATTCCAACCTATGAAGTGAGGAACATTCCCTATGGACACTGTGCCAGGGTCATGCTGGGCAATGTCTGGGGATGCCTTAGCAAGGATGAGGCTGCACGGCTGCCCAGATCCCTTCCAGTCCCTGAAATCACATGGAGTGTGCATGCTGGGGTGGTGATGGGTCCTTCCCCTGCACGCTGGGGTGTGGGACATGAGGGGTGAAGAAGGATGAGCTGTGCATTcatggcagcagagcacaggaaaagGTTCCTGTGTTCAATTAATAAGAGGAAAGATTCATTGAAATGGGTTAAGAATGCCTTAAAAATACTGGATTTAATAGGACTTCAAAGCCTACAga contains the following coding sequences:
- the DGCR6 gene encoding protein DGCR6; this translates as MARPGGFEAAEQQQQQEVLSRQQERHYRLLAELQALVKALPSACQQRLSYTTLSELALALLDGTVFEIVQGLLEIQHLTEKNLYSQRRQLHSEHRGLKQELFHRHKEAQQCCRPHNLPLLRAAQQREMEAMEQQIREEQRMMDEKIVLELDQKVIDQQSTLEKAGVSGFYITTNPQELTLQMNLLELIRKLQQKEAEAEKTFS